One Jaculus jaculus isolate mJacJac1 chromosome 4, mJacJac1.mat.Y.cur, whole genome shotgun sequence genomic window, TAGATGTTCTGGACAGAGCTGGGACTTGGGAAAGAAACTGTTGATGTGGTTGAAGCACTTTGAAGGTTCCGGCTGCAGCGGCCGCAGCGTGCTGCTGCAAAACAGCATGGTGGATGGTGGTTACAGAGGTAGAACTGAGGGGCTGCTGCAAAGGCAACGGCTGCACAGCTGTGctggggggagggtggggagcTGCAGGAAAGGTAAATTTGACCTTGTTGGTCAGCATGTTCGGCTGGGTAATGTGCTGGTAGACCTCGCATGGTAGAGTTTTGAATTTGTCATGGTTTTCTAGTGGAATAAGTAATGCCTGTTcaggaaaagccaaaggagcgAGGATTTGCTCTGTGGTGACAAAGGCATGGCTGCTGACATGTGCTTCCTTGAATGGTATTGGTGGTTGTGCATTAAGGATTCCTGAATTATAACACAGCCATTCTGCTGATGTCTCATTCACCTTTCCTTGTGGGATGGTCTCAGCCAGTTCATAATGACAAATGTAGGATTTAGGCTGTGACTGTCTAAAGTTCCTTTCAATATGAGGCACCTTGAAAGGAATTTGCCTTTCATGGATGTTGGTAGTCTGTCTTCTTTGATTGCATTCATGCAAGGCATTGTCAGTCATGCCTTCTGCAGGGGCCTGAGCTACATCCACAGATGGGGTGCAATCATTGGGAACCTGGGACTTATCCCCTGGCATGGTCTCCATTACTGAGTGCACAGCTTCCCCACTGGTTTCAGATGGAAGTGGATCCCCAGTGGGGAAAGCCAATTTGTTTTCAATTGAATCTGTTTGTTCTGGGTTCCCTTCAATATTTGCATCCTCTTggagttttatttcttcttttgtgtctTCACTTACTGACCTATCCAGGTGACTCAAAGAAGAACTACATCTCATGGGATTATCTAAACTTTCTTTGATTTCCAAAGTCCCACCTTTGTCTGGgagtctgcttctttttctccgccttttcctttttggcttgcAAGGAGCCAAGGAAGTATTTGGTGGCCTGAAAACATCCTCAGGTAAATAGGTCTGTTGATTCAAACTTTCATCTGATGAATAAGAGCATGAATGTTGTCTGCGTTTTCGATGAGATCTTTCTGATTCATTCATGAGAGAATTGTAACCTCTTTTCACTGGCAGATTCTGACTTGTGCATTTTGCATCACTTTGAAGAAGTAAATTTCTCTGGTCCTGACTACAGGTTGACAGCCTGGCTTTCCAACAACAGTATGTTCTGGAGTATGTAAAATTATGCTTTGCAGAATGTACTACCGTTGGATTTGATTGTCCATTTACAAGGCCTGTATTTCTTCTGCAGTGTTGTTTAGAAGGGCTAGCATCCTTATCACTGAACTCAGTGTTCGAGGTTTGACTCTCTTCTTCATTTTCACTTATGTCCATGGACACTGACTTGGGATGGGAGGCTAATAACTTCTCTGTAGCAAGGTACTGCCTTTCTGCAATTGGCTCCAGTAGATCTTTCCTGGAGATGTAAGGACAATGTCTGCCTATATCCATTTTGCAGTCATTTTCTGATTCTTTGGTTTTTACCCTGTGAGGATGCAGAcgtaactttcttctttttttctttcttctgcattTATGGAACCAGTGTTCATGAgtgtctctctttgttttgttgtttttctcattTAGCGTGAAATCTTTTGTTtgacttttggtaaaattgcatTTTTCCACTTTGATGGTCCTGCAGGAAATGTTTTTGTACCTCTGACCCATGCTCTCGTTGTGTCCCATTTCACAACTGTTAGGTAGAGTATCAATGGACAAATGAGCAGGAACTTGGGTGTGACCGTTTCTGCTACCACTAATTTCACAGTCTGTGAGAACTGGGATAAGTGTGTCTTTGGACTCTGAAACTGGTGTCTTGGAAAAATCTTCCTTCTGCTGAGAATGATGCTCATTCAAGAacagtttatttttatctgaGTTTAATTTAGTGGACTTGAAGTCAAAGCAGAGAGGATTACAGCTGTAGGAAATGGATGGCTCTGTAACTGTGTACACCAGCATCTCCGATGGCCATTGAAGAACTGTGGAGCCAAGTTTGTTAAGAACAGGTACGAAGGGCTCAGCTTGTCTTTTacataaatctgtctttttaTGTACAGTTACATTGTCCTCTTCAGTCTTGGAAGGGTTCTGTAATTcaacactatttttattttcagtttcaatTTTAGATGTGTCCTCCTTAACATTTTCTTCTGTGGTTGCTTTCACTGGTATGTGGTCAGTAGGCATATTGAGAACTGTAGGAAGGCTTCCTAACACATCAGAGCAGGCACTACTCACAGGTATGTCTTCATTAGTAACATGGTCCAGTGATACTTGATCTACCAATGGGACTGAATCTTGGCAGTTACCTGCAATAGAAGACAAGGGGAGCTGAAGCTGGCAAAATGAATGTAATGATGTATCTTTTTCAATAGAGACTTCTTTCATCTCTTGAATTTGAGCTGTTTCTTCGTCCATACACATCATTGCCTCTGGTGGATGAAGAGAGTTAGCTTTCTCCTCAGAATTCAAAACCAAATCTGTTGGTGAAGATAGTTGAAGATGACAAGAACTGGGGACAAACCTACTTTTACGGCTGAACTCTTTCCCTGCAGAGGAATCATCACTATGCTCGGAGAAAGCTGCTGCCGAGGACTCCAGCTTCAGGCATGTTTTCTTTGGAAATGCAAACGAAAAGCCAACTTTATGTTtatgaattccttgggctttctccgcAAGTTGATGATTATTTGTTGTACACTGCTCTGTACCTTCCGCATCCACAGGAACAGTGCTGACATCTTTAGCATTCTCTTCACTGTGAATCAAAGTGTACTTGAAATCATGCTGATTATTAACTGTATCCACAACTTCTCTTCGGGATATTTCATGAAAATTTTCTCTCACAGTAACAGTGGTTGACTTGAACATAGGCCCACTTCCAGGAGCACTAGAAacagcaaacaagaaaaaaaaattaataagtgtATAAGTTAACTAGGATACTACAGGAAAATAGTCAAACATGCGAATCTTAAAAATGTCATTAAAAGCTGgtcatggttgtgcacacctttaatcccagcacttgggaggcagaggtaggaggatcgtgttcgaggccaccgtgagaatacatagtgaattccaggtcagcctgagctagagtgagaccttacctcaaaaaactaaaaagaaaaataatgtcattaaaaaatttgttctttttttattttatttttttaaatgcttataaaatatatttcatatgtcATATCTTTCTTAGAATCCTGATATCATTTACTTACTAGCTAATGTTGGAATAACTTGgatctatattttctttctggAAATTATGTTTACAGCTGTAGACAGCAACAAACAGGACATTGCTTTGCTTTCCAATCTGTGATTCCCAGTCAACATTCTTACCCTCATAGTCTCTTCAGTCAGATTTTAGAGTATCATAAAATACTCAGTGGTAGGTTATTGTAATTCAcaataattttcattatttatgccATCTAATAAATATGAACTTAGTTTAAGTAGAACAAACAGACAGATAACAACAATAGTCTTAATCACTGTTATAGAAAGATTAGAATTCTGGTGAACAATTCAATTCAACCAACTTTCACAGAACCTGCTCCATATGCATCAATCTTGATGATAGCTGTGGGTCTTTCAAAGTTGCCAGGTTCACTATTTAAAATAATCCTGAGGTTTTAAGTTATTATACATAGTGTTGTAGAATAAAGGACTATTTACTTAAGATTTGAAgtgtggggaggtaatatgatggagaatggaatttcaaatgggagtgtgggggtggggagggagggaattaccatgggatatattttataatcacggaaaatgttaataaaaactaaaaaaaaataaaaaaagatttgaagTGTATTTTTTTGTCAGTATACCATAAGTAGTGAATtctagcaaaaacaaaacaaaacaaacaaaacacaaaaaatctCCATTGACCAGGAAACAGCACAGAAAAGagctaaactttatttttataccaAAAGAATTATATAGACTATTCTTTTTATTCTAAActataacaaaattttaaaaaaagttaaaaatgagcaAACATCTTAGAAGACTTGCTTCACTAACAGAATGTAAAGTTTGCAGACCATAACTGCTCCAAAGTAACAGCAGCACTTTCTAGTTGCACATCTTTAGGAGCACAGAATCAATGAGAAAATTTTAAGCGTGTATATTTGTAATGTGAAATGCTCATGACATAGAGAATATTAATGTGAGTGTGCTTGTATAATGTGAAATGCATGATATTGAAGACATTAATAcaattatgtatgtatattgcaAAACACATGGTATGGAGGATATTCATTTAGGTAAGTATTGAAATTGTGTATCTTCTAAACTCTTGTTCTCTTAAAAAGTATCAGAATTTACATTTGCAAATACCACATCTACAGCTTTACATTAAGTAGGTCCCATAATTTTCTATAGCATCtacttcattcatttttctaAGTGAAGTTGCACATACAGAAAAGATATCAGCATAATTCAATAGCAGTTGTATTTTTCCTAATAGGTCCACATATGATTCTAAATATACTCacattataatttattaaaataaattttatttttctaaaatatacacTATATCTCTATTTGGTATAAAATTTTGGTATGAAAACTTTGTTATATGAACAGTAACAAGGGaaactttatttattgaaagaaataGGGGCACTGTACaaagtgattttcttttaatAGAATTGTCCTGGCTGGGATTGCAAGGTCTGCATTATAACACTGCTTAGATCTAAAGCTGCTTGCTGTGAGAGGCAGGTCAGAGTTTAAGAGCTCTGAACTTCTAACAGTTCAGTTACAGTATATTCATGGTGAACTAATTTTG contains:
- the Znf804a gene encoding zinc finger protein 804A isoform X1, with product MECYYIVISSTHLSNGHFRNIKGVFRGPLSKNGNKTLDYAEKENTIAKALEDLKANFYCELCDKQYYKHQEFDNHINSYDHAHKQRLKELKQREFARNVASKSRKDERKQEKALQRLHKLAELRKETVCAPGSGPMFKSTTVTVRENFHEISRREVVDTVNNQHDFKYTLIHSEENAKDVSTVPVDAEGTEQCTTNNHQLAEKAQGIHKHKVGFSFAFPKKTCLKLESSAAAFSEHSDDSSAGKEFSRKSRFVPSSCHLQLSSPTDLVLNSEEKANSLHPPEAMMCMDEETAQIQEMKEVSIEKDTSLHSFCQLQLPLSSIAGNCQDSVPLVDQVSLDHVTNEDIPVSSACSDVLGSLPTVLNMPTDHIPVKATTEENVKEDTSKIETENKNSVELQNPSKTEEDNVTVHKKTDLCKRQAEPFVPVLNKLGSTVLQWPSEMLVYTVTEPSISYSCNPLCFDFKSTKLNSDKNKLFLNEHHSQQKEDFSKTPVSESKDTLIPVLTDCEISGSRNGHTQVPAHLSIDTLPNSCEMGHNESMGQRYKNISCRTIKVEKCNFTKSQTKDFTLNEKNNKTKRDTHEHWFHKCRRKKKRRKLRLHPHRVKTKESENDCKMDIGRHCPYISRKDLLEPIAERQYLATEKLLASHPKSVSMDISENEEESQTSNTEFSDKDASPSKQHCRRNTGLVNGQSNPTVVHSAKHNFTYSRTYCCWKARLSTCSQDQRNLLLQSDAKCTSQNLPVKRGYNSLMNESERSHRKRRQHSCSYSSDESLNQQTYLPEDVFRPPNTSLAPCKPKRKRRRKRSRLPDKGGTLEIKESLDNPMRCSSSLSHLDRSVSEDTKEEIKLQEDANIEGNPEQTDSIENKLAFPTGDPLPSETSGEAVHSVMETMPGDKSQVPNDCTPSVDVAQAPAEGMTDNALHECNQRRQTTNIHERQIPFKVPHIERNFRQSQPKSYICHYELAETIPQGKVNETSAEWLCYNSGILNAQPPIPFKEAHVSSHAFVTTEQILAPLAFPEQALLIPLENHDKFKTLPCEVYQHITQPNMLTNKVKFTFPAAPHPPPSTAVQPLPLQQPLSSTSVTTIHHAVLQQHAAAAAAGTFKVLQPHQQFLSQVPALSRTSIPQISVGPVGPIGPRLCPGSQPTFVASPQMQLIPASVLHPGHLSFPPLPHALFPSLLSPHPTVIPLQPLF
- the Znf804a gene encoding zinc finger protein 804A isoform X2, coding for MLREEPRLAPARIRCSCKRMPLDYAEKENTIAKALEDLKANFYCELCDKQYYKHQEFDNHINSYDHAHKQRLKELKQREFARNVASKSRKDERKQEKALQRLHKLAELRKETVCAPGSGPMFKSTTVTVRENFHEISRREVVDTVNNQHDFKYTLIHSEENAKDVSTVPVDAEGTEQCTTNNHQLAEKAQGIHKHKVGFSFAFPKKTCLKLESSAAAFSEHSDDSSAGKEFSRKSRFVPSSCHLQLSSPTDLVLNSEEKANSLHPPEAMMCMDEETAQIQEMKEVSIEKDTSLHSFCQLQLPLSSIAGNCQDSVPLVDQVSLDHVTNEDIPVSSACSDVLGSLPTVLNMPTDHIPVKATTEENVKEDTSKIETENKNSVELQNPSKTEEDNVTVHKKTDLCKRQAEPFVPVLNKLGSTVLQWPSEMLVYTVTEPSISYSCNPLCFDFKSTKLNSDKNKLFLNEHHSQQKEDFSKTPVSESKDTLIPVLTDCEISGSRNGHTQVPAHLSIDTLPNSCEMGHNESMGQRYKNISCRTIKVEKCNFTKSQTKDFTLNEKNNKTKRDTHEHWFHKCRRKKKRRKLRLHPHRVKTKESENDCKMDIGRHCPYISRKDLLEPIAERQYLATEKLLASHPKSVSMDISENEEESQTSNTEFSDKDASPSKQHCRRNTGLVNGQSNPTVVHSAKHNFTYSRTYCCWKARLSTCSQDQRNLLLQSDAKCTSQNLPVKRGYNSLMNESERSHRKRRQHSCSYSSDESLNQQTYLPEDVFRPPNTSLAPCKPKRKRRRKRSRLPDKGGTLEIKESLDNPMRCSSSLSHLDRSVSEDTKEEIKLQEDANIEGNPEQTDSIENKLAFPTGDPLPSETSGEAVHSVMETMPGDKSQVPNDCTPSVDVAQAPAEGMTDNALHECNQRRQTTNIHERQIPFKVPHIERNFRQSQPKSYICHYELAETIPQGKVNETSAEWLCYNSGILNAQPPIPFKEAHVSSHAFVTTEQILAPLAFPEQALLIPLENHDKFKTLPCEVYQHITQPNMLTNKVKFTFPAAPHPPPSTAVQPLPLQQPLSSTSVTTIHHAVLQQHAAAAAAGTFKVLQPHQQFLSQVPALSRTSIPQISVGPVGPIGPRLCPGSQPTFVASPQMQLIPASVLHPGHLSFPPLPHALFPSLLSPHPTVIPLQPLF